The proteins below are encoded in one region of Lactuca sativa cultivar Salinas chromosome 3, Lsat_Salinas_v11, whole genome shotgun sequence:
- the LOC111919132 gene encoding transcriptional regulator SUPERMAN produces the protein MHWSLGAEELLFLASSSQLSLINPVKRLTNIDYVNKHGSSETSSDQETSGCSLPPDSAKDGLGRSYECTYCKRGFTNAQALGGHMNIHRKDKAKAKHQHALNTTTSASANTNKDHLIVSPNSFKLIPNEEANYLRSSFVYPTGDHGYQFTTSNPNFPWSFAASEFHSRALHEESLRVNLNLGIGTSELDVSNIGSTKVGQEDWFEKEVDLELRLGHYP, from the exons ATGCATTGGTCACTAGGAGCCGAAGAGCTTTTATTTTTGGCGAGTTCGAGTCAACTCAGTTTGATCAATCCGGTCAAACGATTGACCAACATTGACTACGTGAATAAG CACGGGAGTTCAGAAACTTCTAGCGATCAGGAAACTAGTGGTTGCTCGTTGCCTCCTGATAGCGCCAAAGATGGTCTGGGCCGTTCTTATGAGTGTACCTACTGTAAAAGGGGGTTCACAAACGCTCAAGCCTTAGGAGGTCACATGAACATCCATCGAAAAGACAAAGCCAAAGCTAAGCACCAACACGCTCTTAATACAACTACTAGTGCTTCAGCAAACACGAACAAAGATCACTTGATAGTTTCTCCTAATTCTTTCAAGCTTATTCCTAATGAGGAGGCTAATTATTTGAGGTCTTCTTTTGTGTATCCTACGGGTGATCATGGCTATCAATTTACAacatcaaaccctaattttccatGGAGTTTTGCTGCATCGGAGTTCCATAGTCGTGCCCTTCACGAGGAGAGTTTGAGGGTGAATCTGAATCTTGGAATTGGGACCTCTGAATTGGATGTAAGCAATATAGGGAGTACAAAGGTTGGGCAAGAAGATTGGTTTGAAAAAGAAGTTGATCTAGAGCTACGTCTTGGTCATTATCCATAG